TGGCCCAGCGCGGGTCATCCGACGGCACGACCTCGACCTTGGCCTTGGTCCGCACGACGGCCGAGCGCAGGTCCTTGGACCGGGCGACGATCTCGACCTCTTCCGTCGACGGCTCGAGGCCCTCGATCTGCTGCTCCGTCGGACCGGAGAAGACGAAGATCGTCTCCATGTCCAGCACGAACCACGCCGGCGTCTGGTGCTTCTCGTAGACCAGCCCACGGGGGCGGTTCTTCCGGAGCTTCTTCGTCCCCGGGACGACCGGCACCTTGCGGTCGATCACGATCCACATGATCGCGCCCTTGCCCAGGGCCTTGGCGAGGGTCTCCTCGGCCATGACCGAGGGGTCACCACCGCCGCCGACCTCGAGGAACATCGGGACGGAGCTGACCTCGTCCCCGTCGACGAAGAACGTCAGCTCGTGCTCGTCACCGCGGTCCACCAGCAGGCGGGGGACCGTGGTGGTCATCCGGTCCTCGAACTGCTCACCACGCAGGTTCACCTTGCGCTCGACCGAACGGAACACCTCCGCACCGGTCGGGTCGGTGATCGTGAAGTACTCCAGGTACAGCCCCTGGGGGCCCTGGTAGTCACGGACAACCACGAACGGGTGGGTGGTCCCGGGCACGGCGTCGGTGCGGACCACCGGGTCGAGCAGGGTCGGGTCGACCTTCGACGCCTCCCAGATCTCGGTGTCGATCGCGAGGGCGTAGTGCACGTCGGCGCGGGTCATCGCGGCTTCGAGCTCCTTGGAGTGGTCATGTCGGCGCCAGCATCGGCGCAAGGCAGGGCCGCCGGAACCGGCGGTGAACGTCTGGGGGAGTATACGGCCTCGACGCCCACCCCCCCGATCGGCCTCGTCGGCCACGGACGGCGACGCGACGTTTTGGCCCTCGAGCCACGGGGCTGAGAATGTGGTCGGCGTGACCGCCAGCACCTCCTCCGCCTCCACGACGACCACGCACGCGCCCGCCCGGGTACGCCTGCTGCTCGCGGTCGGCATGCTCGCCGTGTCGTTTGCGGCCGTCCTGATCCGGACGGCCTCGGCGCCCGCCCTGGCGCTGGCGTTCTGGCGCTCCTTCGGCGGCGCGGTGGCCCTGGTCCCCTTCGCCGCCCGCGACACGGTCCGTCCCGATGCACGGGAGATCCGGGCCATGCTGCTCAGCGGCACGTTCCTCGCGGTGCACTTCGCCCTGTTCATCGGGGCGTTCGCCTACACCTCCGTGGCATCCGCGGTCGTGTTCGCCGCGACCGCCCCGGTCTTCGTGGGGCTCGGCTCGTGGCTGTTCCTGGGACAGCCACCGACCCGACGGACGTGGTTCGGGATCGCTGTCGCGATGGCCGGGGCAGCCGTGGTGGCCATCGCCGACGGAGGGGAGGGGGCCACGGGCTCCAACCCGCTCCTGGGCGACCTGATGTCCCTCGGTGGATCGATCGCCGTGAGCGGGTACCTCGTGATCGGGCAGCGGACTCGACGACGCCTCACGGTCGCCACCTACGGCGCATGGGTCTACGGCACGTCGGCCGCAGTGCTGTTGGTCGTCTCACTGGCCACGGGCAGCGCCTTGGTGGGCTTCGACGGCACGACCTGGCTGGCCATCCTCGGACTGCTGCTCGGCCCCCAGCTGCTGGGCCACACGATCTTCAACCAGGTGCTCAACCAGGTCCCCGCGACGACGGTCGCCGTCGTGGTCCTCAGCGAACCGATCGGTGCAGGGCTGCTGGCCTTCCTGCTGCTCGGCGAGGTCCCACCACCGCTGCTGGCGCTCGGCGGACCGCTGATGCTGATCGGCGTCTTCCTCGCCGCCACCGGTGAACGGCGCCCTGCCGAGTCGGTCGCGCCGACCGGCTGAACGCACCGGAAGGATGGACCGGTCGAACCATCAGCGGTCCTCGTGGGCGGCTGGAGCGTGGGCCCGGGTCAGGTCCAGGGCCTCGTCGGAGCTCAGCGGCACACCGAGGTGGAAGCACTGCGCGTGCGTGCAGCCGAGCTCGGCCAACGCGGCCAGGTGGGCGTCGTCACGTGCACCCTCGGCCACGACACGGGCAGCTCGCCACGCACCGACCCTGGATATGGCCCGGATGAGCTCCCGTCCTGCCGGGCCGTCGGTCAGCTTGTGGACGACCTCCCGGTCGATCTTGATCTCTGCCAGGGGGAGGTCCGCCAGCCGCAGGAACGAGGAGTACCCCGTCCCGAAGTCGTCCAGCGACAGCTGCACCCCTCGGTCGGCCAGCGCGAGCAACGCGTTCCATGCCGGTGTCCCGGGGGCCAGCGCGCTGTCCTCGGTCACCTCGACCACCAGCCGTTCGGGGGGCAACTGGTGGGTCTCCAGCGCCGCCTCGATCGTCGCCACGACGCCGCGGTCCATCCAGCGGGGCGACAGGTTGATGGCGACATCGAGGGTGGGGTGGGACTGGTGTCGGCGTGCGGCCTGGCGACAGGCCTCGTCGATCACCCAGTCGTTGATGGTGTGCATCAGCAGCGACTGGTCGGCGACGTCGATGAACTGCGAGGGCAGCCACATCGTCCCGCTGGCCCGCCGCCAGCGCAGCAGCGCCTCGAACCCGCGGAGGCGGCGGTCCGGAAGCGACCAGGACGGCTGGTGGAACAGCTCCAGCTGTCCGTCGCGCAGCCCGATGCGCAGCTGGGTGGCCAGCTCCTGCCGCCGAATCGCCTCGCTGCGAGTGGCGCGATCGAAGCGCTGGACCCGTCCGACCCCGTGTGACTTCGCCACGTACATGGCCGCGTCGGCGTCGCGCAGGACATCGGCGGGATCGGCGCCGCGGAGGCCCTCGGCCAGCCCGATGCTGACACTGGCAGACCCGCCACCCACGCGATCGCTCAGCGGACGTTCGAGTGCAGCACGGACGCGAGCCACGACCTGCTCGGGGTCGTCGTCGCGCACGACGATGACGAACTCGTCGCCGCCGAAGCGGGCGAGGAAGTGTGGTGCCGATGCGTTCAGCAGCCGGTCCGCGACCTCGCACAACGCCGCGTCGCCGGCGTCGTGGCCGAGGCTGTCGTTGATGACCTTGAAGCTGTCGAGGTCCAGGGCCAGCACGGTCATGGGTGCCGACGGCAGGTGCTCCCGCAGGTACTCCACGAGGTGGCGCCGGTTCGGCAGGCTCGTCAGCGCATCGGTCAGGGCCATCTGGCGCAGCCGGTCGGACGCGTCGAGCCGTCCGAGCAGGGCCGACAGGTGCCCCGCGACGAGGGTCACCCCGCTGGTGCCGACATCGGCGCCCTCGTCCAGCAGCGCCTCGATCACCAGCTCGTCCCCCTCGACCGGCACGCGCACCAGTCGTTGACGGGCTTCGGCGTCCTCGTCGAGGACGTCGGGCACGCGCGCCCCGGCGCTCACCAGCACACGAGCCTCGTCGTCGCTGGTCACGATCCGCGCCCCCGTCCCGAAGCCGCCGTTGCCCAGCAGCTCGACCACGCGCTGGAGCACCCGCAGGCGGTCGCTGTTGTCGATCGCGTCGGCCCCCACCTGCAGGAGCCCCTCGATGAGCCGCATACGGGTCCGGCGGCGCCTGCGGTGCTCGCGGTCGGTCCGCCGCAGCTGCTCGGCCTGCACCAGGAGTCCGGCGGTGCGGGCCATCGCCAGCACGTGGTGCGCCTCGAAGTCGTCGAACCCGCCGGTCCGCTCGGCGTACTCGGCGCTGATGAACCCGACGGCTCGGGGCGCATCGGGATCGTTGGACGCGAGGGCCGCGACGACCATCGCGTTGACGCCGGTCCGCGCGACCCACGGACCGAGCAGGGGCGACCCGACAACGTCGTCGATGACGACGAAGCTGTCGTGCTCGAACGCCTCGCGGACCAGCGGATGGCGAGGGGAGAAGGAGGTGTCCTCGAGGAGGGGGACCTGGTCCTCGGGCACGCCGTACTGCGCCCAGGGCCGGAAGCGGTCGTCGTCGAGCACGAACACCGTGGCTCGGTCACAGCCCACCAGCACCGTCGTCAGCCGACAGAGTTCCTGCAGCCGACGAGCAGTGGAGTGCCGACCGGCCAGCACCTCGGCGAGCTGGAGCAGGCCCTCGGTGTCGGTCGAGGGCTGGGTCATCGAGGTCTCCTTCGCAAGCGATCCCCCATCGCGGAACACGTGCAGGTCTACCCTCGCAGGTGGTCGAGTAGTCCGTGGTCGGCCAGGAACGTGACCGTCCCGGGCACGGTCTCGAGGGTCTCCAGCTCCGACCTCGTCACGAACCGGAGCTCCTCGGCGTCGTCCCCGGCCCTGGCCCCACCGATGTCGGCGACGTCCACCCGGTAGTCGAGGATCACGAAGTTGTGGGTCGGTCCCATGCGCTGGGCCACACCGCACAGGGCGACCACATGCCCCTCGAGCCCCGTCTCCTCCTCCAGCTCCCGCAGCGCGCCGGCCTCGAGAGTCTCGCCCGGCTCGAGCCGTCCGCCGGGGAGGGTCCACAGGCCACGGGCCGGCTCGTTGCCGCGCTTGACGACCAGCAGGCGACCCTCGTGGACGACCACGGCACCGACACCGACGACGGGTGGGGGAGGGGTGGCAGACACGCGCAGCAGCCTACGCCCGGCAACGGCGAACGCCCGGACCACGAGGGTCCGGGCGTCCGACGATCCGAAGGGCGTGCTAGGCCGAGGTGGTCTCCTCGACCGGGATGGCGCATGACCAGCCGAAGACCGGGTCCGCCTCCCATGCTCCGGCGCTGGTGCCGGCCGAGCCGGTGGCCTGCCGCTGGGCGAAGGTGGCCCCCGGCAGCACCGGTGCCAGCACCTCTTCCTCACCGGCGAGCGCCGTCATGGCGTCGTCGTTGAGCTGCAGCACCTCCACACCGCGGCTGCTGTCGGCCACGATGACGTAGTCGCCATGGAAGTACGGCGCGTAGCTGACTCCACCCGTCGGTCGGGAGTACGCGATCTGACGCGGGTTGGCCGGGTCGGACACGTCGAGGAACCGGGTGCCCTGCGCGTACCAGGAGTAGGCCACGATCCCGTCCTTCACGGCGAAGTAGTGCGCGCTGCAGAACAGGTCGGGGGACTGGCCCTCCGCCATGGTCGGCGACCAGATCCCGACCGTCTCCAGGCGGAACGGGTCATCCGGGGTGGACTCGAATCCCTCGCCGGCCTCGCTGCCGGCCAGGCTGGCGATGACGAACCGACCGTCGGTCTCGCACCGGGTGGAGAAGGCCTCCTCGGTGTTGTAGATCAGCTCACCCTCCGCGAAGCCGCTGGCCTCGAGGTCGGCGCCCTGGTCGGCCGTGTTGCCCACGGCGCGGAAGGAGTTGTGCACGAGGCGGCTGGGCGCCGCCTCGTCGGCGAGGGTGCCGCCGGCGTAGGGGACCGGGTCGACCGGGGTGGCCACGCGCTCCTCGCCGGTCAGCGGGTCGGTGTGGGTACCCATCGTGTGGTAGCCGTAGATGCCGCCTCGCGAGGAGACCCACGCGATGCCGTCGGCGTCCACCTGGACGTCGTGGGCGTAGTCGGTCACGCCGTCGTTCTGGTTGGTGACCAGTGGCTGGGGGTACGTGAACGGCTTCGCGGGGTTGGTGATGTCGGTCACGAAGATCGGTCGTCCGGCCCAGTCCTCGGGCTGGTGCTCACCCGTCGCCGGTCCGCCCGACCACAGGTAGTCGCAGGGTCCGGACTCCGAGAGCACACACGTGGCCGTGTGGCCGGTGGGCAGCTCGTGGAAGGCCAGCTCGACGATGTTGTTGGGGTCGGAGACGTCGAAGATGTAGACACCGGCGACGCCGTCGCTGGTCGAGCCGCCGTAGGCCCGGGGGTCACGTGACAGGAAGATCAGGTCACGGCCGTCGTCGACATCCATGTCCTCGTTCTGCCAGAAGCCCGGCATGGACGCTGTCCCGAGGGCAACGGGGGCGGTGGGGTCGGTGATGTCGAACAGCTTCAGGCCGAACCGGCCGCTGGTCGCCATCACGTCGACGCCGTCGACGTCGAGGAAGTTGACGGAGGTCGAGCCGCTGGTCCCGGGAACGGTGGCGATGTGGTCGACACCGCTGACCGTGGACTCGTTGACGTCGTAGGCGGGTGCCTCCGTGGTCTCGAACTGGCTGTAGTCGCTGCCGATGGCGGCGAAGTTGTCGGTGGCGGCGCCGTTGATGGCCATGCTCCAGCTGTCGATGTCGGCGTCGATGTCGCGAGCGGTCAGCCCGTCGGCGGGCAGGCAGCCCTCCGAGCCGTCGACGGCGAAGGTCGTGGTGCCGTCGCTGATCTGGATGCGCGCGATCCCCTCGGCGGGCGAACCGGCCAGGCAGACCTCGTCGTCGATCACGTTGGCGTGACCGACCATGTTGTCCAGCGACCCGGCGTAACGGGCAGCGAAGCGCACCGCAGAGGTGTCGCAGGTCTCCTCACCATCGGGGCCGGCGGCACAGACGTTGACCACGACCAGGCCGGGGGTGTTGGAGGTGAAGGTGGTCGCAGCGGTGCCGTCGGCGGACGCCGGGATCGTTTCCATCCCCACGGTGGGGGTGGCCATGCCGATGCTGTTGGTGTCGGGGGTGACGGTGAACGTCGCCTCGACACCCTCCAGGTCGACCGCGGCGAAGCTGGAGTCACGGTCCAGCAGGTCAGCGGTGACGGTGAAGGCCTGGCCGACCGGCACGACGGCCACGTCGGGGAAGGCGGTGACGGCAAGGTCGCAGACGTCACCGGTGGTGGCGGCGTCGAGGACCGACTGTGCCTCCTCGTCGCTGACGGCGTTCTCGCCACCGGCCACGTAGAGGGTCGACACCGTGCAGCCCAGTGCCGATGCCAGCGCGTCGGACGCGACGTCGCCGCCGGCCAGCAGCACAGGAGCGGTCACGTCGCCGGCAAGCGGCGCGGCGGCGAGGGCGTCGGGGAAGTCGTCGCCGGTGGCGAGGACCGCCGCGGTCGGACGCCAGTCCAGGGCGGTCATGGCCCAGGTGGCGACCTCGGCAGCGGTGGCCTGGCGGCCGTCGCCGGCAAGACGGGTGACGTCGACGTCGAGGGCCTCGAGGTCGGCGACGGTGGCCTCGCTGATCACGGCGGTGCCGCCGAGCACGACGAGGCGCTCGATGGCCAGCTCGTCGACGAGGGTGGAGGTCTGCTCGGGGACACCATCGGCGTCGACCAGCAGCAGGGGGAGGCCCTCACCAGCGGCAACGGCGCCGCCCACCAGGGCGTCGGCGAACCCGGCGGCGCTGGCGACGAGGGCGGTGCGCTGACCGGCGACCTGGCCCGGGATCGTCGGGTCGGCGGCGACGGCGGCACGCACGATGGCGGCGGCCGTGGCGTGACGGCCGTCGCCGGCGAGCCGGTCCACGTCGAGGCCGAGGTCGCTCAGCGCGGTCTCGACGGCGTCGCCGAGGGCGGCGGTGCCGCCGAGTAGGGTCGCCGAGGACGCGCCGAGGTCAGCGATCGCGTCGGCGGTCGCCTCCGGGAGCCCGTCGGTGGCAGCCAGCAGGATCGGGGTGTCCAGCGCGCCGGCCAGCACCGCGCCGACCAAGGCGTCGGGGAAGGAGTCCTGGCGGGCGATCAGCACGTGATCGGCGGTGTCCCGCTGCCCAGCGATGGCAGCCGCGGTCGCGGCACGGCCGTCGCCGGCGAGGCGGACGAGGGATGAATCGGGTGGGCTCTCGTCCTGTGCAAGCGATGGGGCCACGGCGGTCAGGGATGCGACCAGCAGCAGCACCATCACGGGGATGGTTCGACGGATCATCGAGGGGGTTCCTTGTTCTCGGCGGGTGTTCTGAAAGACGCGCCACCGAACGCAGTTCACTCTGTGGAACGGCGTTTCGATAGCGTACGGTGGTGCAACCTACGCGACGCCATTTGGGGAGTAAAGCTCAACCATCCGTCTGGTAACCATCGGATGGCCGGGGCCGCCACTCGGTCGAGGCGCTCCCTGCGGCGGATGGTCGTTGGCTACGCTGAGGCGACATGAACTTCGACCTCAACGACGAGCAGGCTGGCATCCGCCAGCTGGCGAAGGATTTCTGCGATCGCGAGCTCGCGCCCAACGCTCGCGAGCTGGACCGCACCGAGGCGTTTCCGGACGAGCTGGTTCCCAAGCTGTTCGACGTCGGGTTCCTCGGCGCGACCATCCCCACCGAGTACGGCGGGATGGGGCTGGACTACCTCTCCTACGGGTTGATCGTGGAGGAGACCGGTCGGACCGACGCGTCCATCCGCTCCATGATCTCCGTCAACCTCGGCCTGGTGGGTTCCTCGCTGCTCAACTACGGCACCGAGGAACAGAAGCAGGAGTGGCTGCCGCGCCTGGCGACAGAGGGGTTGGGCGCGTTCGGGCTGACCGAACCCGACCACGGCTCGAACCCCAACGGGATGAAGACCTTCGCCCGCCGCGACGGCGACGACTGGGTCATCAACGGGTCCAAGATGTGGATCACCAACGGGTCACGCGGCGTCCTGACGGTCGTCTACGCCCAGACCGACGACGGCATCACCGCGTTCCTCGTCCCCCAGGACACGCCCGGCTACTCGGGCACGCCGCTGCACGGCAAGCTCGGCCTGCGTGCCGGTGACACCGCCGAGCTGTCCCTGACCGATGTCCGGGTGCCGAAGGCGAACGTGCTCGGCGAGATCGGCAAGGGCCTGCGCATCGCCCTGCACTCGCTGGACAACGGACGGTTCTCCCTGGCGGCTGGCTGCACCGGCATCTCCCAGGCGTGCCTCGACGCGTCGCTGGAGTACGCGCTGGAGCGTGAGCAGTTCGGCAAGAAGATCGGTGGGTTCCAGCTGGTGCAGGAGCTGCTCAGCGACATCTACCTCGACCTCGAGGCCAGCCGGGCGCTGACCTGGAAGGTCGCATGGAAGCACGACAAGGGGGAGCGGCACACCGTGGAGTCCAGCGTCGCGAAGACGTTCGCCTCCGAAGCCGCGGTGCGCAACGCCAACCGGGCCGTCCAGGTGCACGGCGGCTACGGCTACTCCGATGAGTACCCCGTCGGCCGCTACCTGCGCGACGCCCGTGTGACGACGCTCTACGAGGGCACCAGCCAGATCCAGCGCCTGCTGCTCGGGCGGCACCTCACCGGGCTCAACGCGTTCACCTGAGCCGCGCGAGGACACCACTGGACCGCAGCGCGGCGTCTTGCAGGTGAACGCCGGACAGGCAACGCGTTCACCTGAGCCGAGGACATCGGACGACCCGCGCCACCGGCGCGGGTCGTCGTCGTTGGAGGGGGTGGGGTGGCTACGGGCGGTCGAGCTGGAAGGCGTAGCTTCCCGAGCCGCTGTAGCTGTACATCTCCCACATGTAGTAGCCAGACGAGCCGCTGTAGCTGATGGCCTCGTCGGAGCTGGCGCTGGTGCTGGACGCCACGACGGACCACCCCCATCCGTTCCACTTGTACAGGTACAGGTCGAAGTCGGTGCCGGTCGGGCCCTGCAGGCAGCCGAGGTGGGTGCCGCTGCCGGAGTAGTAGTAGGTCCCGTTGGGCTCGTAGGTGTAGGCGCCGGACCCGCTGAGGGTGCCGGAGAAGCTCTCGGGGTAGCTGCAGCCGGGCTCGGGATCGGGGCCGGGATCAGGGTCCGGATCCGGATCCGGGGTGCCCGTCAGCGGGGAGTACACCAGCAGGTTCGGGGAGCCCGAACCCGGGTTGCCCACCACGCCGCTGGTGGCCGAACCGGTGATCGCGGCGCCGACCTGCGCCGGGGTGTGGGTCGGGTTGGCCTCCAGGTACAGGGCCGCGACGCCGGCCACGTGTGGTGAGGCCATCGACGTGCCGCTGATCGTGTTGGTCTGCGTGTCGGACTGGTACCACGCGGCCGTGATGGAGGATCCGGGTGCGAAGACGTCCACGCAGGTCCCGTAGTTGGAGAACGACGAACGAGCGTCGCTGGAGGTGGTGGAGCCGACGGTGATGGCGTTCGCCGCACGTGCCGGGGACTTGGTGCAGGCGTTGGTGTTCTCGTTGCCCGCGGCCACGGCGAACGTCACCCCGTTGGCGACGGCGTTGTTGACCGCGTTGTCCAGCGCCGTTGAGGCGCTGCCCCCCAGGCTCATGTTGGCAACGGCCGGTGCGACGTGGTTGCTGGAGACCCAGTCAACCCCCGCGATCACGCCGGAGTTGCTGCCGCTGCCGGAGCAGTTGAGGACCCGCAGGGCGTGCACCGTGGCGTTCTTGGCGACGCCGTACGTGGTGCCCGCAGCGGTGCTGGCGACGTGGGTACCGTGTCCGTTGCAGTCGTTGGGGTTGCTGTCGTTGTCGACGTAGTCGTACCCGTTGCCGACCCTGCCGGTGAACTCCTGATGGGTTGCCCTGATCCCGGTGTCGACGACGTAGACGTGCACGCCCTGACCCGACGCGGTGTAGGTGTAGTTGCCGTCGAGGGGCAGGTTGCGCTGGTCGATCCGGTCCAGGCCCCAGGTGGCGCCGGACTGCGTGGTGTCGAGGGCCACCGTCCGGTCGACCTCGATGTACTCCACGCTGGGGTCGGTGCGGAGGGCATCGACCGCTGCGTCGGACAGCGTCGCGGAGAACCCGCGGAGGGCGGAGGAGTACCGATGGTGCACCGTGCCGCCGAGTGCGCTCACGAGGGCCTCGGTCCCGCGCGTGTCGAGCAGCGACGCCCGCTTGCGATGGACCACGATGTACTGCCCGTCGATCGCCGACGCGTCGTCGGCGTGCAGCAGGGGGGCCTGCGCGTCGGCCGCCGCCGCAGGCGCAGGTGGTGTCGGCAGGAAGGGTTCGGTCTCAGCAGCCTGGGCTGCGACCGAGGCGAACAGCAGCATGACCACTGCGAGCGGTGCGATGAATGATCGTGGCAAGGAACGTCTCCCCGTTCGGTGTTCGCCGGACGGGACCGCCCGGCCGTTCGGACACTAGTCACGCCCGGGAGATCCCCGAAAGGGCGGTCGGGAGGGGGTGGCCAACGGCCGTTGGGACAGGGTGTGAACACAATTCGGGAAGGTCTGCGTCGGGAGTGAAACACCGCGTGCATTGGCTTGCTGTACACCCGGTCCGGTGCCATGCTCCCGCGGTATGTCGGACCCGTGGTACCGCAGCTTCTTCGACGCCACCTACACCGAGCTGTGGGATGCGGCCGGCGCCTTCGCGGGCACCGGGGAGGAGATGGCCGGGCTGCGCTCGGTGCTGCCCGCTGACACGGGGTTGCGCATCCTCGACGTCCCGTGCGGGTTCGGTCGCCACGCCGGACCGCTGCACCACGACGGCCACCTCGTGACGGGGGTCGACATCTCCGCCGACCAGCTGGCGATGGCCGAGGAAGGAAACCCCGGCCCGGCCTACCAGCAGGGCGACATGCGAACCCCGCCGCCCGGCCCGTACGACGTGGTGCTGAACCTCTACAGCGCCTTCGGGTACTTCGACGACGACGCCGAGGACCAGCGGGCCATGCACGCGTGGCATCAGGTGCTGGTGCCCGGTGGCCTCCTGGTGATGACCGGCAACCACCGTGACCGGGTCGCGAGGATGCACCAGCCCGGTCAGCGGTTCCCGATGGGTGACACCGGTGCCAGCGAGGAACCCTCGATCGACTGGGTGGCGGGGGTCAACCATTCCACGCTGCACATGCCCGACGGCTCGACGAGGCGCTTCGACGTCCGCCTCTACACGCCGACCGAGCTCGTCGCGATGGCCCGGACCGCCGGGTTCGCCGAGGTGGAGGTGTTCGGCGACTGGGACCGCCGGCCGGTCACCCCCGAGACCCGCATGGTGCTGGTGGCCCGGCGCTGATCAGCCAGCCGACAAGGTGCCGTCGAACAGGTTGGTGACCTCGACCGGACGCCAGGTCGGTACCGGCCATGGGTGATCGGCCAGCGCGACGTCACACCCCCTCCGTACGGTGCGCACATGGCCTTCGACCTGCACAGCCACACCACCTACTCCGATGGGCATGCCGGCCCGTTCGACCTCGCCCGCATGGCGTGGGCCAGCGGGCTCGAGGGGCTGGCCGTCTCCGACCACGACACGACTGCCCACTTCGAGGAGGCTGCCGAGGCGTGTGCCACCTTCGGGCTGTCCTGGGTGCCGGCGGTGGAGCTGTCCGCCGAGGTCGCGGCGTTGCCGGGTGCCGGGGGCAGCCCGCGTTCGGTCCACCTGCTGGCCTACTTCGTCGACGCCGAAGGCCCCCTGTCCCGCGAGCTCGAACGCCTGCAGGCGGCACGACGCGATCGGGCCCTGGCGATGGTGGCGGCGCTCAACGCCCACGGTGCCGACATCGACCCCTCGCCCCTGCTGGAGATGGGGGACTCGGTGTCCTTGGGTCGGCCACACGTGGCCCGCCTGATGGTGCGGGCCGGCCTGGTGCCCACCACCGGCCAGGCCTTCGTGCAGTGGCTCGGCGAGGGGTGTCCCGCGTACGTCCCGAAGGGTGCGCTCGATCCCGTTCGGTGCGTCGAGCTGGTTCGTGCCTCGGGGGGTGCGGCGGTACTGGCCCATCCGACGTGGGGCGGGGTCGATCGTGGGCTGCTCGATGCCATGTGCACGGCCGGACTGGCCGGCATAGAGTCACCTCGCGATCAGTACGAGCCGGACGCAGCCCGCGCCTGGCGTCGGATCGCCGCCCAACGTGGTTTGGTCGTGACACACGGCAGCGACTTCCACGGTGAGGCACAATCAGCCAGCATGGGATCCATCAGTACTCCCGTCCCCATGGTCGAGGCGCTCCGAACGCGGGCCGAAGGAGAGGTCAGAACGTGGTAGGACCAGCGAAACGGCTACAGCCGCTGCCCATGTTCGTCGTGACGAGCGACG
The nucleotide sequence above comes from Euzebya pacifica. Encoded proteins:
- a CDS encoding DMT family transporter codes for the protein MTASTSSASTTTTHAPARVRLLLAVGMLAVSFAAVLIRTASAPALALAFWRSFGGAVALVPFAARDTVRPDAREIRAMLLSGTFLAVHFALFIGAFAYTSVASAVVFAATAPVFVGLGSWLFLGQPPTRRTWFGIAVAMAGAAVVAIADGGEGATGSNPLLGDLMSLGGSIAVSGYLVIGQRTRRRLTVATYGAWVYGTSAAVLLVVSLATGSALVGFDGTTWLAILGLLLGPQLLGHTIFNQVLNQVPATTVAVVVLSEPIGAGLLAFLLLGEVPPPLLALGGPLMLIGVFLAATGERRPAESVAPTG
- a CDS encoding putative bifunctional diguanylate cyclase/phosphodiesterase, with product MTQPSTDTEGLLQLAEVLAGRHSTARRLQELCRLTTVLVGCDRATVFVLDDDRFRPWAQYGVPEDQVPLLEDTSFSPRHPLVREAFEHDSFVVIDDVVGSPLLGPWVARTGVNAMVVAALASNDPDAPRAVGFISAEYAERTGGFDDFEAHHVLAMARTAGLLVQAEQLRRTDREHRRRRRTRMRLIEGLLQVGADAIDNSDRLRVLQRVVELLGNGGFGTGARIVTSDDEARVLVSAGARVPDVLDEDAEARQRLVRVPVEGDELVIEALLDEGADVGTSGVTLVAGHLSALLGRLDASDRLRQMALTDALTSLPNRRHLVEYLREHLPSAPMTVLALDLDSFKVINDSLGHDAGDAALCEVADRLLNASAPHFLARFGGDEFVIVVRDDDPEQVVARVRAALERPLSDRVGGGSASVSIGLAEGLRGADPADVLRDADAAMYVAKSHGVGRVQRFDRATRSEAIRRQELATQLRIGLRDGQLELFHQPSWSLPDRRLRGFEALLRWRRASGTMWLPSQFIDVADQSLLMHTINDWVIDEACRQAARRHQSHPTLDVAINLSPRWMDRGVVATIEAALETHQLPPERLVVEVTEDSALAPGTPAWNALLALADRGVQLSLDDFGTGYSSFLRLADLPLAEIKIDREVVHKLTDGPAGRELIRAISRVGAWRAARVVAEGARDDAHLAALAELGCTHAQCFHLGVPLSSDEALDLTRAHAPAAHEDR
- a CDS encoding NUDIX domain-containing protein, translated to MSATPPPPVVGVGAVVVHEGRLLVVKRGNEPARGLWTLPGGRLEPGETLEAGALRELEEETGLEGHVVALCGVAQRMGPTHNFVILDYRVDVADIGGARAGDDAEELRFVTRSELETLETVPGTVTFLADHGLLDHLRG
- a CDS encoding cell wall-binding repeat-containing protein; this encodes MIRRTIPVMVLLLVASLTAVAPSLAQDESPPDSSLVRLAGDGRAATAAAIAGQRDTADHVLIARQDSFPDALVGAVLAGALDTPILLAATDGLPEATADAIADLGASSATLLGGTAALGDAVETALSDLGLDVDRLAGDGRHATAAAIVRAAVAADPTIPGQVAGQRTALVASAAGFADALVGGAVAAGEGLPLLLVDADGVPEQTSTLVDELAIERLVVLGGTAVISEATVADLEALDVDVTRLAGDGRQATAAEVATWAMTALDWRPTAAVLATGDDFPDALAAAPLAGDVTAPVLLAGGDVASDALASALGCTVSTLYVAGGENAVSDEEAQSVLDAATTGDVCDLAVTAFPDVAVVPVGQAFTVTADLLDRDSSFAAVDLEGVEATFTVTPDTNSIGMATPTVGMETIPASADGTAATTFTSNTPGLVVVNVCAAGPDGEETCDTSAVRFAARYAGSLDNMVGHANVIDDEVCLAGSPAEGIARIQISDGTTTFAVDGSEGCLPADGLTARDIDADIDSWSMAINGAATDNFAAIGSDYSQFETTEAPAYDVNESTVSGVDHIATVPGTSGSTSVNFLDVDGVDVMATSGRFGLKLFDITDPTAPVALGTASMPGFWQNEDMDVDDGRDLIFLSRDPRAYGGSTSDGVAGVYIFDVSDPNNIVELAFHELPTGHTATCVLSESGPCDYLWSGGPATGEHQPEDWAGRPIFVTDITNPAKPFTYPQPLVTNQNDGVTDYAHDVQVDADGIAWVSSRGGIYGYHTMGTHTDPLTGEERVATPVDPVPYAGGTLADEAAPSRLVHNSFRAVGNTADQGADLEASGFAEGELIYNTEEAFSTRCETDGRFVIASLAGSEAGEGFESTPDDPFRLETVGIWSPTMAEGQSPDLFCSAHYFAVKDGIVAYSWYAQGTRFLDVSDPANPRQIAYSRPTGGVSYAPYFHGDYVIVADSSRGVEVLQLNDDAMTALAGEEEVLAPVLPGATFAQRQATGSAGTSAGAWEADPVFGWSCAIPVEETTSA
- a CDS encoding acyl-CoA dehydrogenase family protein, whose amino-acid sequence is MNFDLNDEQAGIRQLAKDFCDRELAPNARELDRTEAFPDELVPKLFDVGFLGATIPTEYGGMGLDYLSYGLIVEETGRTDASIRSMISVNLGLVGSSLLNYGTEEQKQEWLPRLATEGLGAFGLTEPDHGSNPNGMKTFARRDGDDWVINGSKMWITNGSRGVLTVVYAQTDDGITAFLVPQDTPGYSGTPLHGKLGLRAGDTAELSLTDVRVPKANVLGEIGKGLRIALHSLDNGRFSLAAGCTGISQACLDASLEYALEREQFGKKIGGFQLVQELLSDIYLDLEASRALTWKVAWKHDKGERHTVESSVAKTFASEAAVRNANRAVQVHGGYGYSDEYPVGRYLRDARVTTLYEGTSQIQRLLLGRHLTGLNAFT